The Macrobrachium nipponense isolate FS-2020 chromosome 7, ASM1510439v2, whole genome shotgun sequence DNA window gtgtttacacacacacacacacacacacacacacacacatatatatatataatatatatatatatatatatatatttatttatttcatcaggatcgaacccatgTCTTTCATTCGGAAGACTAAGACCGCTGCCAGCCAAgcaacacaagtcataaaagatgTTGGAACCTTATGTACAGTGGTACTAGGGTTCcatcttcttttatgacttgcTTAGTTGGCAgtggtctcgtctttcaattgaaagacctgatGTGAGTCAGGTATTTATTTCTGCTTCTCACGTAATTTTGAGTGgattatttctatatacatacatacacccacaagAAGGAAGCCAGAAAATTCGTTTGATATCAGTTTCAACATATCCTTGGGATATTCTCAATGAAATCAATATTGAACGATCTATGTGgcttcatttttatgaaaaaaaaaatcatacatgcataagtgacaaattcatatatatgtaaatatatctatatatatatatatatatatatatatatatatatatatatatattacatatatatgaatttgtcacttatgcatgtatgattttgtattttcataaaaatgaagcCACACAGATCGTTTAATATTGACTTCATTGAGAATATCCCAAGGATATgtcgaatatacatacatacatatctatatatatatatatatatatatatatatatatatatatatatataaaatatataaatatatattccctTTCTAAAATTACAACTATAATCCAAGGACAGTTGATGATTCAAGATATTTATGGTCTGAAAGTAATTCTTATACCAACTAAGTTGTGTGCTTGACTGAAATGTCTGGTGGTATGTATAGGGCCACTACAACATTATATACTGAATGAAATGAGGTTTATTGACAGGGCCACCAGTGTTAGTTTTGCGTTGCTTCAAGTGTCTGAGTCATGTGGTTATCCCAGATTAGCCATCTCCGACTCCACTAAATAAATACCTGCTGCACCACCACGAGCACAAACAACAACAGTACCTTGAAGAGGGGAGGACATGAAAGGGGGCGGTGGCAGCGAGGGTGGGGGCTCAATAAGGGGGTGCCAGCCAGGTGTCAGGGCGACAGTGTCTGTGGTGGCGGTCGCGGGATGGGTGCTAAGAGTTAGGGCCGCTTGTTGTGGCCTCAACCCCACGAGTTATTGGTTGACGACCAAAAGATCGTCTTTCTCTCACCAACGAAGCGTTCTCGTCCTGTGGCCAGGACGGGTGTCCCTTTAACCTCTCGTCATCGCGGCGGTTAGTGTGACGAAGGATCCCTTTTCCTTATACCATAGGAAGAGACCTGAGagatcgtcgtcgtcgtcgtcgtcctcgtcGTCATCTCCCAGCCGAATGGTGGTCTTTGTAGCAGCATCAAGTTTAGCGGCACCCATGCAGTGTTTGGCGGAGCCAAATAGTTCTTCCTCCGGTGTGCAGagcgaaaaaaatattcttcttcGTTGCTATTACTTCTATTTAGCAGCCACTGAAAACTCGCTCTCTCGCTTTGTCTAGTCCGCAAGTTCCTGAGGATGGGAATCTGTCacctctgcttgatgatcgtgtgAAAAGAAATTGTAGGCACTCTATTTATAGGTAGATGTGTCTTCTCGTATGATGTAAGGAAGGACTTCcgtctgttttatctttttttttctttatttttttatttatttttttactatctaGACGTAAAGAAGCAGATTGGAATCACTATCCAAGAAGTGTCGCGGCCAGGAACACCAGTTTACGCCCATATATAGAGTACCGTTCATCAAATCGCGAAACTTCGGCAGTTTCACACTGTATATATCCCGGGAGAGTTCcgttttagttattcatttaatattttttgttgtgaTTTATTGAAACACATGTTTCGTAGAAAGTATACCTCTTAATCCTCAAACGAGTGGATTAGGGTAGAAAAAAGGTGATAATTATTCGGTATGTGAAACCAAAGGGCTCTTCACCTGACAGACTCTTCAATTAGAACCACCTGTGATTAATATCCTGTGCCTTTGCTGACCACTTCCGTCTCTGGGACGGTCCCAGCGGGGGAATCTCTTGTTCATCATTCTGAAGGTTTTCTTCCCGGAAAACTTTTGGAGGTGGCTCCTTTGGTCCTGTATCCGCCCTCATGGCTTTCGTCAACATCCAAAGCAATCTCAGGTGAGATTTAGGGAGTTACTTTTATTGGCCATAGACTATATTACTTAATTTTGATATTCTCTGAGAATGTGGTTTCTGCTATCCACACTTTGTTATTAATTAGTTTCAAAGGAACCAATTATTTGTTCTAGATTTTGAGGTCCGTATACAGTTGCCTAAATTAGGATACTAGCCAAATGAAATGTCTGGACTTACCTACTTATATTTGCCTGCGGTAAGAGTTAATGTTTAATGATATTGATTTGACTTGAATATGTTGCCCAAATTATTATTAGTGGTGTTTATTTTGACGCCCATATTCAGTTGCTCCTATTGACTTTCATTGGCTGTAGCTGTTAATTGGTATTTGATATAATAGATTTTACTTCGATGGTTATTGCCCAAATTCATTTTCATAgaatacatacaaagaaatgatGTTCGGCATACCGTGAAACTACTGTGAAGTGAAAATCTACCATAATGTAAACTGGTATATATTGTATAGACTTGTCTTTCGTACAGTTCTTCATTGAAGTAAAAGGTTTCTTGTCTGAACAAGCGAAAATTTCTATATATCTGTACAGTAgacatttttttctgttactgTGTATCTTTAGGTTGTTCGTCACAGATGTACGTCATTCAGAAGTAATCAGTTTTTGCATTGATTTTGATGTCAAATTTAGTCGCCTAAATCAAAACTTTTGTCAggtttgtttgatttatttaccTCCGTGTAATATTTAGCGAGGTCTTTGTTTATTCATATTCGTTAAGTAagcaataaatatatgtaaatggtaATCGTGGAAAAGTCTTGCTACAATTTCCGATTTacttaaaaatgtaatttaactCGCTGTCATCTTGCAGCAGGTGTTATTTGAAATCTCAAATCATGAGTCATTCTTTAATTTGATAATCTTTTTGTGAGGTGTGTAGGGTTattgaaatttttgtttaaatcttCATCTTTTCATATAAAAGATTTCCCTTTATTTCGATAGTTTTTCAGGTAAGTGaacatgaagagaaaaaaaataaacatcgaCTGTTCAATATTAGGTCACTAAGCTGGTTCTAAATGTCAGAGCAACATAAATTTCCCCCACAAACATGATACCTTGTTTGCCTATTTTATTGAGGGGGTGCAgatatatttttagtttaatcAACTACATATATCAAGTTGAAACCATTATTGGACTGGTAATTGTAAATCATAATGCTTCCTCTGTTGAAGAtaaatgttttcattactgaTACGTCTCATTCTGTCGAATAGGCAACAAAGAAGGTGTTTAAACAGTGCCAGGCAAGATTAATTGATCACTAAATATAACTATTATGTGTGGGGTCAGTAGTTTTATATCATAGTTCCTTCTGTTGCTGTAGGTAGATGGTGCATTACACCACTAGGTTGTTGTTACTGATATGTCTTCTATGTTTTGGAATATCGAACAATTAATATTGTATGCTATGGTAGTTTCCTGTAGTACTAATTCCTTGTTGGATAAAACCATTACGTTGGAATATATTGTTACAACAGTAGCCAGTATAAGTAGCTAATTAATTAAGGGTTTAGGTGTTAACCACCAGTACCGGCTCTGTTGTACGTAGAGGTTGCTTTAAAAGTGCGCTTGGGTATTAAGATGTGTTTTTCAATGAAGATGTGGCTGATGCCATACAAGCGATTTTGTTCATTTGCTATCATAAATGAACTTCTATTCCCGATATTAAGTCGTCAATGTTTTCACTCTTTTTCAGAGTTAACAGGGCGGCGAACAACACTGAGACGTCGGGGTTAGTTACGTACGAGGAAGTAACAGTTTTGTGTATGAAATTTGCCACAAGTAGCAGATTTGACATAGTTGACTAATTCGATTTGGATTTAGCTGACCCATTTCTCTATGTGTTCTCCTAAAGAGAATAGTTGCTAGTGGTGTaactaatgcttttttttttaactagatgGTTTCATATTTTCCCTAAAATAAAACTTGTACATAGTTGACagagaacatttttatttctgtttagcaTAGCGCCCTTTTATATTAATAGATGTACTAATCACATACCTAGGTATGAAATCTATAGGTCACAGTTATCAAAAGTCACTAAATATCATGCcacacaatgacctcttaactctCCGTTTTCTTACTATTTTCTCAGCAAATTTTGAGCTGGAAACCTTGAAATGCGGGAAAAGACAGGGAAGGGGCGACTGTTTTTCACGGCTTCGTGAACCCACGTGAAGAGTCGTAGACCCAAAGCTTCAGCCTCCTTCGTAGTGCAGAGGAAAAGCATTGGAATCTAAGGCTTCACTCTGggtttttataaaaaatgaaaagacagtttTTCCGTTCGTTTTCTGTGTCGCATTTCAGTGTTGCAACAGACGTGATAGGGAGGTAATATACCTTCAGGTATACTTGTGAATGTACATCTGAACAAGGGTTACTTACCGGTATATCTGGACGTGTAGATGAAGAAACCCAGTCTTTCGTTGATACTCTCGTTCAGGTGGACTTACCAGGTATACCTGTAGTTGTGTCAAGTCCCttacaaaatattatgaaaacgaGAGAGTTCATCATGATGTCGTTAATATTTACTATGACCTAGGTTGTTGATTTGAAAAGGCTTTGCAGTTCATGTAAAGAAAATTTTTCCTAATGCTGCTGCATTTTGATTGGAAAGCAATTTTTATAACCATTCTAAGAGCTATTTACCCAAACCCTGCAAAGTAGAAAGTGTGACGTTTAACTTGTTGAAGAAACTAGGTAACTAGGATTCTTAACCTGAGGAAATTTGTTTCGGTCATAACTGTGGTGTAAATAATGAGTTCATCTAGACGCTTACTTTTTACTCAAAAGCTACATCTCCCATTCTTGCCATAGCATAATGTATACAATGTCGGATGACAAGGATAGAAGTAAGCTTCAAACACTTGTCATTCGCATTGACTTTCTTTCAGGTATTCTTGATGTTTACTCTAGTCAcatattttcctgttttgctAAATAATTGTCAAGGATAAATGGACAATTCATTTTCAACTGTGGTGTTTCATCAGCTGaatattctttgtttttaatttacagtGGTATCACAAACACCAAAGTATGGATTATTTTGCAGACGAATGAAGGGTAATGGACACtgtcataaatcataattattattgcaCTTTTGGCAAAGAGATGTTCAATTGAAGCTTGGTTAGATTCAGAGCCTTATATTAGCTGTCAAATCCATATTAGAACATTATCTCTTCTTTCATTATGTGCAGTATCGAGGTAATGTAATGGAAATGATCTGTGTCTGTTTCTTCAACAAGACCcgcctgccaaaaaaaaaaaaaaagttagatatgACAGCCAAAATTTTAGTGAGTATTTTAACTTTTAGCTTCCTTGCACCAAAGTAGGccttttagaatttttatatatacacctttCGGATGCTTTACTCGTACCACATTGGATAATTGAGCTCTACCTCCTGTTGTTATTCACATTCTTTTATGATGCTGTAGGCAGTAGATGTGGGTGCTGTAGCTTAGTGATAGATCACCCGTTCCCATTAGTGAGATCCATGGTTCGATTCCTAGTTCGTCTCCACCAGACAGCCCAGTCTTAAATGAGCACCAGGGTCAACTGGGAGACAAAGACGGAAAAAAACCGCATTCCGACTACATTATCCATGTTACTCTGCAAGACATAGATCCAACGTCGGTTGATGGTATGGGACCGATTTCGATTTTAACACATTAGATCAAATATGATTAAACTAGTTGTGTGATGTATATGTTACTTTTAAAGGTTATCTTTCTTtttcgtagatatatatatacagctgttACCAATGAATTAAGCAAtgtaacaaacaaatgaaaagttttttgGAATAATGAAGCTTAACAGTGTAGTAGCGAAGAATAAGGacaaatattacattattttagatattttatggATAACAAGAAATGGTAAATCTTTCATTCAAACAGTAAGATATCCGACTTGTGTTTAGAAATGTAACAAAAAACACAATTCAAAGGAAAGTAATTATTTACGTGAAATTATATTTGCCTTAAaactttttatatgaaaatagacATTGCCAAATATTTTATTACACAAAGTAAGTGTTTTTTAGGTTATTTCCCTCCAAAATAACGtgcgtatatgtaatatatatatatatatatacgtataatatcaCGCAGGCGTATCCAATTCCTTAaatctatgtagtatatatatatatatatatatatatatatatatatatatatatatatatatatatatatatatatatatatatatatatatatatatatgtgtgtgtgtgtgtgtgtgtgtgtgtgtgtgtgtgtgtgtgtgtgtgtgtaaatttttttctcgCAAATATGCTCCGGCCAAGATTCGAACCGACATGTTTGGTTTAGAAACTGGTAAATGATCGACTAATTTTGAAATTTTGCAGTTACCCACGCGTGATAATATTGAATAAAAGTCGACATCATATTATAGCTTCTTTCTCAGTAGTCGAATGGTCGTCAACCGTCAACCGTGTATTTCAGTTTCTAAACTAAAGGCCGAGGTTTGAAACTTAGCACGAACAATCCCTTATCagttaaaattacattttggtgTAAGTAATACCAGGgtataatgaattaatattcatacttacatatgtgtattatgtatatacattatataattatcatatacaatatataattatatatatatatatatatatatatatatatatatatatatatatatatttatctattatctataagtTGTGGTAAACCtaatcattaaaaagaaaataattttaatgattttcagGTTGGACTTACT harbors:
- the LOC135217483 gene encoding uncharacterized protein LOC135217483 isoform X2; translated protein: MYAGGGSAAANNLMTMMGFVGKPKGRGVMSKPSDDVNQVNRAANNTETSGLVTYEEVTVLCMKFATSSRFDIVD